The following are from one region of the Halarcobacter sp. genome:
- a CDS encoding winged helix-turn-helix domain-containing protein codes for MRLLSLNINKEVLDYIIENELYICDDVSEIDDAIYHSEVRYYNIILVKHNNTKYLKQILKYVNPRQTAVIFLVDEISKEEELELLKKGAIDVLKGSIPNDLLLAKMKSIHRENFENQYIFKDKYLINKEERSISDNKNNKLVINGKPFSILEYLIKNRHRSAISKEELLDVLWDDPEWVVRNVVEVNINIIRKGIQNTFEENFINTVRHRGYQIV; via the coding sequence ATGCGTCTTTTATCATTAAATATTAACAAAGAAGTTTTAGATTATATTATTGAAAATGAACTATACATTTGTGATGATGTATCAGAAATTGATGATGCAATATATCATAGTGAAGTTAGATATTACAATATAATATTAGTAAAACACAACAACACTAAGTATCTTAAACAAATACTTAAATATGTTAATCCTCGACAAACAGCAGTAATTTTCTTAGTAGATGAAATAAGTAAGGAAGAAGAATTAGAACTACTAAAAAAAGGTGCGATTGATGTACTTAAGGGCTCTATACCAAATGATTTACTTCTTGCAAAGATGAAATCAATTCATAGAGAAAATTTTGAAAACCAATATATTTTCAAAGACAAGTATCTAATAAACAAAGAGGAAAGATCTATCTCTGATAATAAGAATAATAAACTTGTTATCAATGGAAAACCGTTTAGTATATTAGAATACTTAATAAAAAATAGACATAGATCTGCAATTTCAAAAGAAGAACTTCTAGATGTTTTATGGGATGATCCAGAATGGGTTGTTAGAAACGTTGTTGAAGTAAATATAAATATTATTAGAAAAGGTATTCAAAATACTTTTGAAGAAAATTTTATTAATACTGTTAGACACAGAGGCTATCAAATAGTATAA
- the ectA gene encoding diaminobutyrate acetyltransferase, producing MSDKKIYIRKPKKEFSKKIFQLVKSCSNLDLNSEYLYLLQSTHFKECCSIALCDDKVVGFVSGYKIPNNENALFIWQVAIDENFRGLGLANKLITNTLKRKVNSDVNYIHTTVSPDNKSSIRMFEKLAKKLNTQMKSKKFFKKEDFIDAHEEETLYEIGPIKKQKEK from the coding sequence TTGTCTGACAAAAAGATATATATTAGAAAACCGAAAAAAGAGTTTTCAAAAAAAATCTTTCAGCTAGTTAAGAGTTGTAGTAATTTGGATTTAAACTCCGAATACCTATATTTATTACAATCTACTCACTTCAAAGAGTGTTGTTCAATCGCACTTTGTGATGATAAAGTAGTAGGTTTTGTATCTGGATACAAAATTCCAAATAATGAAAATGCACTATTTATTTGGCAAGTTGCAATAGATGAAAACTTTAGAGGTTTAGGTTTAGCTAACAAACTAATTACTAATACTTTAAAAAGAAAAGTAAATAGTGATGTTAACTATATACATACTACAGTTTCACCTGATAACAAATCTTCTATTAGAATGTTTGAAAAACTTGCTAAAAAGTTAAATACACAAATGAAAAGTAAAAAGTTTTTCAAAAAAGAAGATTTCATTGATGCTCATGAAGAAGAAACTTTATATGAGATTGGGCCAATTAAAAAACAAAAGGAAAAATAA
- the ectB gene encoding diaminobutyrate--2-oxoglutarate transaminase, with the protein MRIFENLESEVRGYIRSFPTIFETSKGATLTNEQGEEYIDFFAGAGTLNYGHNNEHIQEALIDYIKKDGVVHGLDMATSAKKDFLQTFNDTILVPRNLDYKIQFTGPTGTNAVETALKLARLVKGRSNVVSFTNGFHGLTQGSSSVTGNNDYRDESYISRTNASFMPFDGYFGDMNTMAFFRKFLEDSSSGLDIPAAVIVETIQGEGGINVASKEWLQELESICREYDILLIIDDIQVGNGRSGEFFSFEFAGINPDIVTISKSIGGGLPMAIVLLKSDLDQWKPGEHTGTFRGNNLAFVAAKVAIEKYWNNDDLSNAVKYKEKILKSRLEEIAQKFKDDLEVEVRGRGLAYGFDIKGDNSVASDISQYSFEEKLIVETCGSEDQIVKFLPPLIIDEDTLVEGLNRFETAIEKLLKDKKEKLTEEF; encoded by the coding sequence ATGAGAATATTTGAAAATTTAGAGTCTGAAGTAAGAGGATATATTAGAAGTTTCCCTACTATATTTGAGACTTCTAAAGGTGCTACATTAACAAATGAACAAGGTGAAGAGTATATAGACTTTTTTGCAGGAGCTGGTACTTTAAACTATGGACATAATAATGAACATATTCAAGAAGCATTAATAGATTATATTAAAAAAGATGGAGTTGTACATGGTTTAGATATGGCTACATCTGCTAAAAAAGATTTTCTTCAAACTTTTAATGACACCATTTTAGTACCAAGAAACTTAGATTATAAAATACAATTTACAGGACCAACAGGTACAAATGCAGTAGAGACTGCTCTTAAACTTGCAAGACTTGTAAAAGGACGAAGTAATGTTGTATCTTTTACAAATGGTTTTCATGGTCTAACTCAAGGGTCATCTTCTGTAACAGGAAATAATGACTACAGAGACGAAAGTTATATAAGTAGAACAAATGCTAGTTTTATGCCTTTTGATGGATATTTTGGAGATATGAATACTATGGCCTTCTTTAGAAAGTTCTTAGAAGATAGTAGTAGTGGTCTTGATATTCCTGCTGCTGTTATAGTTGAAACTATACAAGGTGAAGGTGGTATCAATGTAGCTTCAAAAGAGTGGCTTCAAGAGCTTGAATCAATTTGTAGAGAATATGATATTTTATTAATTATTGATGATATTCAAGTTGGAAATGGTAGAAGTGGTGAGTTTTTCTCATTTGAATTTGCAGGTATCAATCCAGATATTGTAACAATTTCAAAATCTATTGGAGGGGGACTTCCAATGGCTATTGTATTACTAAAATCTGATTTAGACCAATGGAAGCCAGGTGAACATACAGGTACATTTAGAGGTAACAATTTAGCTTTCGTTGCTGCAAAAGTTGCAATTGAGAAGTATTGGAACAATGATGATCTATCAAATGCAGTAAAATATAAAGAGAAAATCCTAAAAAGTAGACTTGAAGAGATTGCACAAAAATTCAAAGATGATTTAGAAGTTGAAGTAAGAGGTAGAGGATTAGCCTATGGTTTTGATATCAAAGGGGATAATTCAGTAGCTTCAGATATATCTCAATACTCATTTGAAGAAAAACTAATTGTTGAAACATGCGGAAGTGAAGATCAAATTGTAAAATTTTTACCTCCGCTAATTATTGATGAAGATACATTGGTTGAAGGTTTAAATAGATTTGAAACAGCAATTGAAAAATTACTAAAAGATAAAAAAGAAAAATTAACAGAGGAGTTTTAA
- a CDS encoding ectoine synthase: protein MIVRDIKDIIGSQKEVHAHEGQWSSRRMLLKDDNMGFSFHETIIKANTKTHIHYQNHLEAVYCVAGNGKIEDLKTGKVHDIYDGVMYALNEHDDHNLYGGSEDMRLICVFNPPIKGTENHDENGVYPLED from the coding sequence ATGATAGTAAGAGATATAAAAGATATTATAGGTTCGCAAAAAGAAGTACATGCACATGAAGGTCAATGGAGTAGTAGAAGAATGCTTTTAAAAGATGATAATATGGGATTTTCTTTCCATGAAACTATAATAAAAGCAAATACTAAAACACATATTCACTACCAAAACCATTTAGAAGCTGTTTATTGTGTAGCTGGTAATGGGAAGATAGAAGATTTAAAAACTGGAAAAGTTCATGATATTTATGATGGTGTTATGTATGCACTAAATGAACATGATGACCATAATTTATATGGTGGAAGTGAAGATATGAGATTAATTTGTGTATTCAATCCTCCAATTAAAGGAACTGAGAACCATGATGAAAATGGAGTATACCCTTTAGAAGATTAG
- a CDS encoding aspartate kinase, whose product MDIKVCKFGGSSVKDPSQIKKVFNIVKDDKKRRVVVVSAPGRDETYDEKITDHLLNLATNGNHFFEQKVHINPKQSYDVIINKFKKLCDDLKIEKTSILKDLKADLDNKNLSGVKKEAFFLSRGEHYNAKIINEYFKISGLNSKLKLPEDFKFILNENFCDGRIERESYKNIESSFSFKEDEIYIVPGFYGVTKNNEIAVMSRGGSDLTGGEIAYALDADLYENWTDTNGVYEVDPRIINDANVIPRLTFKEIRLLSSKGFNVFHFNAMLNCKKSKIPINIRNTNNPLDKGTMILNERVPMEDLVGIAKLDNMASIHIQKNMLGDEIGFTAELLRIFEEYHVNTYHYPTDKDDIAILVDQEDLKGNINNLRRQIEKRLKTNRITVTYNLSIITLVGIGLKENAFALVDAITALKDNNITFEMFDMSPSKISFHIGVSQNIADAALKTLHKKLIKGK is encoded by the coding sequence ATGGATATTAAAGTTTGTAAATTTGGAGGTAGTTCAGTAAAAGACCCATCCCAGATTAAAAAAGTTTTTAATATTGTAAAAGATGATAAAAAAAGAAGAGTTGTTGTAGTATCAGCTCCAGGAAGAGATGAAACTTATGATGAAAAGATTACAGATCACCTTTTAAATCTAGCAACAAATGGTAACCATTTTTTTGAACAAAAAGTTCATATCAATCCTAAACAAAGTTATGATGTAATTATTAATAAATTTAAAAAACTTTGTGATGATTTAAAAATAGAAAAAACTAGTATATTGAAAGATTTAAAAGCTGATTTAGATAATAAAAATTTATCTGGAGTTAAAAAAGAAGCATTTTTCTTATCACGTGGGGAACACTATAATGCAAAAATAATTAATGAATATTTTAAAATTAGTGGATTAAACTCTAAACTAAAACTTCCAGAAGATTTTAAATTTATTTTAAATGAAAACTTCTGCGATGGAAGAATAGAGAGAGAATCATATAAAAATATTGAAAGTAGTTTCTCATTTAAAGAAGATGAAATATATATTGTCCCTGGTTTTTATGGAGTTACAAAAAACAATGAAATAGCTGTTATGAGTAGAGGTGGTTCTGACTTAACAGGTGGAGAGATAGCTTATGCATTAGATGCAGACTTATACGAAAACTGGACAGATACAAATGGTGTATATGAAGTTGACCCACGTATAATAAATGATGCAAATGTGATTCCTAGACTTACTTTCAAAGAGATTAGATTATTAAGTTCAAAAGGTTTTAATGTATTTCACTTTAATGCAATGTTAAACTGTAAAAAAAGTAAAATACCAATCAATATTAGAAATACAAACAATCCTTTAGATAAAGGTACTATGATTTTAAATGAAAGAGTACCTATGGAAGACCTTGTAGGTATCGCTAAGCTAGATAATATGGCTTCTATTCATATACAAAAAAATATGTTAGGCGATGAGATTGGATTTACAGCAGAGTTATTAAGAATATTTGAAGAGTATCATGTAAATACTTATCATTATCCTACAGATAAAGATGATATTGCTATTTTAGTTGACCAAGAAGACTTAAAAGGTAATATAAACAATCTAAGAAGACAAATTGAAAAAAGATTAAAAACAAATAGAATAACTGTAACATATAACTTATCTATAATTACTCTTGTGGGTATTGGATTAAAAGAGAATGCCTTTGCTCTTGTAGATGCAATTACTGCACTTAAAGATAACAATATTACATTTGAGATGTTTGATATGAGTCCTTCAAAAATATCTTTTCATATTGGTGTGTCACAAAATATTGCTGATGCAGCATTAAAAACACTTCATAAAAAGCTTATAAAAGGGAAATAA
- the proX gene encoding glycine betaine/L-proline ABC transporter substrate-binding protein ProX gives MLNKKFIIGALASILVSTSLFATKITAVKTSIAEESFQMKIVVQLLEKMGYEVETTNDVSYDIAYQTIANNAKSDDVYFMAAGWDPLHNGKIEALGKDKFAKFSEYISGCAQGYLIDKKTADKYNIKYINDLKDPKIAKLFDLNNDGKADLTGCNAGWGCEKVIEHQLDAFDLRGTIQHNQGEYSALIADTIANYKTGKPILYYTWTPYWVSGKLIPGKDVVFLQVTHSANPNQSSTKLSNGADYGFAVNSQKIVANASVKKYKDISKLFDIVKLDVNDVSGQNMLMTNGQKKEKDIDRHVKMWIEKNQDKVNSWIKEAKAAK, from the coding sequence ATGTTAAATAAAAAATTTATTATTGGTGCTTTAGCATCGATACTTGTATCAACTTCACTATTTGCTACAAAAATTACTGCAGTTAAAACTTCAATTGCAGAAGAATCGTTTCAAATGAAGATTGTTGTACAACTATTAGAAAAGATGGGGTATGAAGTAGAGACTACAAATGATGTATCTTATGATATTGCATATCAAACTATTGCAAACAATGCAAAAAGTGATGATGTATATTTTATGGCAGCAGGTTGGGATCCACTACATAATGGAAAAATTGAAGCTTTAGGAAAAGATAAATTTGCTAAATTTTCTGAATATATTTCAGGTTGTGCCCAAGGTTATCTAATAGATAAAAAAACTGCAGATAAATATAATATTAAATATATTAATGATTTAAAAGATCCAAAAATTGCAAAACTTTTTGATCTTAACAATGATGGAAAAGCAGACTTAACAGGTTGTAATGCAGGTTGGGGATGTGAAAAAGTTATAGAGCATCAATTAGACGCGTTTGATTTAAGAGGTACAATTCAACATAATCAAGGTGAGTATTCAGCTCTTATTGCTGATACAATTGCAAACTATAAAACGGGTAAACCAATTTTATATTATACTTGGACTCCATATTGGGTAAGTGGGAAATTAATTCCTGGTAAAGATGTAGTATTTTTACAAGTTACACACTCAGCTAACCCAAATCAGTCATCTACAAAATTGTCAAATGGTGCAGATTATGGTTTTGCTGTAAATTCACAAAAAATTGTTGCAAATGCAAGTGTAAAAAAATATAAAGACATTTCAAAACTTTTTGATATAGTTAAACTTGACGTAAATGATGTAAGTGGTCAAAATATGCTTATGACAAATGGTCAGAAAAAAGAAAAAGATATTGATAGACACGTTAAAATGTGGATTGAAAAAAATCAAGATAAAGTAAATTCTTGGATAAAAGAAGCAAAAGCTGCTAAATAG
- the proW gene encoding glycine betaine/L-proline ABC transporter permease ProW, whose protein sequence is MSSDPWGNASTAQENKESSVDWSNTTPADVDDSKSFDIFHPFDDSIIPFDQWTNDGIDWLVTNFRDLFLAAKAPIDIVLTSIQDFLLYLSPYVVIIFFVLMALQFSTKKLAVGTFVSFLIIGFIGAWEESMITLALVITAVLFSIIIGLPLGIWTAKSDRADKIIRPILDAMQTTPAFVYLIPIVMLFGIGNVPGVIVTIIFALPPLIRLTNLGIRQVPEDLIEASRSFGASSRQMLWKVQIPVAMPTIMAGINQTLMLALSMVVIASMIAVGGLGQMVLRGIGRLDIGLAAVGGLGIVLLAVILDRLTQAMGQKEKSIKNKWYEKGPVGLIYKTLKKEK, encoded by the coding sequence ATGAGTAGTGATCCATGGGGAAATGCTTCTACAGCACAAGAAAATAAAGAATCATCTGTAGATTGGTCAAATACAACACCTGCAGATGTGGATGATTCAAAGAGTTTTGATATTTTTCATCCCTTTGATGATTCAATTATTCCATTTGACCAATGGACAAATGATGGTATTGATTGGTTAGTGACAAATTTTAGAGATCTGTTTTTAGCTGCAAAAGCACCTATTGATATAGTATTAACATCTATTCAAGATTTCTTGTTATATTTGTCTCCTTATGTAGTAATTATATTTTTTGTTTTGATGGCATTACAATTTTCAACAAAAAAATTAGCAGTAGGAACTTTTGTTTCATTCCTAATTATAGGATTTATTGGTGCTTGGGAAGAGTCTATGATTACATTAGCCTTAGTAATTACAGCAGTTCTCTTTTCTATTATAATAGGATTACCTCTTGGAATCTGGACTGCAAAAAGTGATAGAGCTGATAAAATAATTAGACCAATATTAGATGCAATGCAGACAACACCAGCCTTTGTATATCTTATTCCAATTGTAATGTTATTTGGAATTGGAAATGTTCCTGGGGTTATTGTAACTATTATTTTTGCTTTACCCCCATTGATTAGACTTACAAACCTTGGAATTCGACAAGTTCCTGAAGATTTGATTGAAGCTTCTAGATCTTTTGGAGCTAGTTCTAGACAGATGTTATGGAAGGTTCAGATTCCTGTTGCTATGCCTACAATTATGGCGGGTATAAATCAAACTCTTATGTTAGCTTTGTCTATGGTTGTTATTGCCTCAATGATTGCTGTTGGAGGTTTAGGTCAAATGGTACTAAGAGGTATTGGACGACTTGATATTGGTCTTGCAGCCGTTGGTGGTTTAGGTATTGTTCTTTTAGCTGTAATTTTAGATAGATTAACTCAGGCTATGGGACAAAAAGAAAAAAGTATTAAAAACAAATGGTATGAAAAAGGACCAGTTGGATTAATTTATAAAACATTAAAAAAGGAGAAATAA
- the proV gene encoding glycine betaine/L-proline ABC transporter ATP-binding protein ProV — MQINSEKNKKLIVKNVFKVFGDEPKKALKMLDSGKSKDEIFKKTGMTIGVQDASFEIYEGEIFVIMGLSGSGKSTLVRLLNRLIEPTSGKIYIDETDVTNLSDKELIDIRRKKISMVFQSFALMPHMNILDNVSFGLELSGVDKESRYEAAQAALEQVGLKNHGLSYPDELSGGMQQRVGLARALANNPDIMLMDEAFSALDPLIRTEMQDELLELQSNSKRTIVFISHDLDEAIRIGDRIAIMQNGEISQIGTPEDIINNPANDYIKSFFKGVDVTSVLNASHIAKKVRSTIVNKEGTGVKTALQYISDFDDDYAYFVEKSGKYIGLLTLDSLKEQKKLGGTIHDAIIDEKPIDENLQISEFITDIAEHVYPTAVIDEKGKYKGTISKSRLLKVFDEGVEHE, encoded by the coding sequence TTGCAAATTAATTCTGAAAAAAATAAAAAATTAATTGTTAAGAATGTTTTTAAAGTTTTTGGTGATGAACCCAAGAAAGCTTTAAAAATGCTAGACAGTGGAAAAAGTAAAGATGAAATCTTTAAAAAAACTGGTATGACTATTGGTGTTCAAGATGCTAGTTTTGAAATATATGAAGGTGAAATCTTTGTTATAATGGGACTTTCAGGTTCAGGAAAGTCAACATTAGTTAGGTTACTGAATCGTCTTATAGAGCCAACTTCTGGCAAAATTTACATTGATGAAACGGATGTTACAAATTTAAGTGATAAAGAGCTTATAGATATTAGACGAAAAAAGATATCTATGGTTTTTCAATCTTTTGCATTGATGCCCCATATGAATATTCTAGATAATGTATCTTTTGGTTTAGAGTTAAGTGGGGTTGATAAAGAGAGTAGATATGAAGCTGCACAAGCTGCATTGGAGCAAGTGGGATTAAAAAATCACGGCTTATCTTATCCTGATGAGTTAAGTGGAGGTATGCAACAAAGAGTAGGTCTTGCAAGAGCTTTAGCAAATAATCCAGATATTATGCTAATGGATGAAGCTTTTTCAGCACTTGATCCTCTTATTAGAACTGAAATGCAAGATGAACTTTTAGAGTTGCAAAGTAATTCAAAAAGAACTATTGTTTTTATCTCCCATGATTTAGACGAAGCTATTAGAATAGGTGATAGAATAGCTATTATGCAAAATGGAGAGATTTCTCAAATAGGAACACCTGAGGATATTATCAATAATCCTGCTAATGATTATATTAAGTCATTTTTTAAAGGTGTTGATGTGACATCTGTTCTAAATGCTTCACATATAGCTAAAAAAGTTCGTTCTACAATTGTAAATAAAGAAGGAACAGGTGTAAAAACTGCTTTACAATATATTTCTGATTTTGATGATGATTATGCATATTTTGTTGAAAAAAGTGGTAAATATATTGGATTGTTAACTTTAGATTCTTTAAAAGAGCAAAAAAAATTAGGTGGTACTATTCATGATGCTATAATCGATGAAAAGCCAATTGATGAGAACTTACAAATTTCCGAGTTTATTACAGATATTGCTGAACATGTATATCCTACAGCAGTTATTGATGAAAAAGGTAAATATAAAGGAACAATCTCTAAAAGTAGATTATTAAAAGTATTTGATGAAGGAGTAGAACATGAGTAG
- a CDS encoding hydrogenase-4 component G, whose translation MSTVNTENYYNAYKASDLINNEFSNDKSKNNNVLDENKTMAENKIHSSAVQVSISMESLKVYLNIKSAEFSQTNTNAQSALLNMINNSDIYDFLSGKDLENGFSLSSIGYEGKPITELNPEEAKELVEDEGFFSINETSDRVSSFVIGLAGNDLEALKEARAGVVTGFEEAEKMWGGELPEISYKTQERTLSLIDKKIDELSQTDLEKKVEEDK comes from the coding sequence ATGAGTACGGTAAATACAGAAAACTATTACAATGCCTACAAAGCTAGTGATTTGATTAATAATGAATTTTCTAATGATAAATCTAAAAATAATAATGTTTTAGATGAAAATAAAACAATGGCTGAAAACAAAATACATAGTTCTGCTGTTCAAGTTTCAATATCTATGGAGAGTTTAAAAGTATATTTAAATATAAAAAGTGCAGAGTTTAGTCAAACAAATACAAATGCGCAAAGTGCATTGTTAAATATGATTAACAATAGTGACATATATGATTTTTTATCAGGAAAAGATTTAGAAAATGGTTTTAGTCTTTCATCTATTGGATATGAAGGAAAACCAATTACTGAATTAAATCCAGAAGAAGCAAAAGAATTAGTGGAAGATGAAGGATTTTTTAGTATTAATGAAACTTCTGACAGAGTTAGCTCTTTTGTTATTGGATTAGCTGGAAATGATCTTGAAGCTTTAAAAGAAGCAAGAGCTGGTGTAGTAACTGGTTTTGAAGAAGCTGAAAAAATGTGGGGTGGAGAATTACCTGAAATTTCATATAAAACACAAGAAAGAACTCTTAGTTTAATTGATAAAAAAATTGACGAACTATCACAAACTGACCTAGAAAAAAAAGTAGAAGAAGATAAGTAA
- a CDS encoding L,D-transpeptidase family protein, with amino-acid sequence MQRFFILFFVFIYINANDTIDLNLVKIDLSERIDTKFEQINTIKKSLKHKNKLFISEYLLKKYYKNHDYNPFFVDLFSIKPIAYTLIDSIKNDQVLKPQLNSYFDITNISSLIDETELNPTSENLIKLDNKLISVYHKYMLLLSRGAIDWEKFQAELEKIKDEEEIIYYWEKYFPRKNIRKLLYEAVKNDDINVAFSKVDYTFPKAKILSNKILQLEKLLKDGGYTKIPNLKRTLKKGNYYPEIALLKKRLQEDDYININFDCKNEENLEVVKIDKNTSSINLTSDLNDDCEKLFDETLYLNIKKFQKHNGLESDGIIGKKTINALNKPIQEQINTMRMNLERMRWMPRDLGEKYIIVNIADFSMKMYSDNNKILEMEVIVGDKKHPTPVFSHRLSEIILNPYWRIPQSIVQKEIIPNLVQNPNYLQEEDINIHENWDHDSTIYENSGIDWSIFLNNEIMADDEYAPMRFIQIPGDKNPLGRIKFLFPNRYSVYLHDTPYKNLFNETNRAFSHGCIRLSKPKELLKAIAEEETKIDLNKSEEILKEKDRVDIELDKKIPVHIVYLTSWIDDNGIIQFRNDIYNLDKIQERILYNQEIY; translated from the coding sequence ATGCAAAGATTTTTTATTTTATTTTTTGTATTTATTTATATCAATGCCAATGATACTATTGATTTAAATTTAGTTAAAATTGACTTAAGTGAAAGAATAGATACAAAATTTGAGCAAATAAATACAATAAAAAAATCACTTAAACACAAAAATAAATTGTTTATCAGTGAGTATCTTCTTAAAAAATATTATAAAAATCATGACTATAATCCTTTTTTTGTAGATTTATTTAGTATAAAACCTATAGCTTATACATTGATTGATTCAATTAAAAACGATCAAGTGTTAAAACCTCAATTAAATTCATACTTTGATATAACTAATATAAGCAGTTTAATAGATGAAACAGAACTAAATCCTACAAGTGAAAATCTAATAAAATTAGATAACAAACTAATATCTGTTTATCATAAATATATGTTACTTTTATCAAGAGGTGCAATTGATTGGGAAAAATTCCAAGCTGAACTTGAAAAGATTAAAGATGAAGAAGAGATTATATATTATTGGGAAAAATATTTTCCAAGAAAAAATATTAGAAAGCTATTATATGAAGCTGTTAAAAATGATGATATAAATGTGGCATTTTCTAAAGTTGACTATACATTTCCAAAAGCAAAAATTTTATCAAATAAAATATTACAACTTGAAAAACTGTTAAAAGATGGTGGTTATACAAAAATTCCAAATTTAAAAAGAACATTAAAAAAAGGAAACTATTATCCAGAGATTGCTCTTTTAAAAAAAAGATTACAAGAAGATGATTATATAAACATAAATTTTGACTGTAAAAATGAAGAAAATCTTGAGGTAGTAAAAATTGATAAAAACACTTCATCTATTAATTTAACTTCTGATTTAAATGATGATTGTGAAAAGCTTTTTGATGAAACACTTTATCTAAATATAAAAAAATTCCAAAAACATAATGGTTTAGAGTCAGATGGAATTATTGGTAAAAAAACTATCAATGCACTAAACAAACCTATACAAGAACAAATTAATACTATGAGAATGAATCTTGAAAGAATGAGATGGATGCCAAGAGATCTTGGAGAAAAATATATAATTGTAAATATCGCAGACTTTAGTATGAAAATGTACTCAGATAATAATAAAATTTTGGAAATGGAAGTAATTGTAGGAGATAAAAAACATCCTACTCCTGTTTTTAGCCATAGATTGTCAGAAATAATCTTAAATCCATATTGGAGAATACCTCAAAGTATAGTGCAAAAAGAGATTATCCCAAATCTAGTACAAAACCCTAATTATCTCCAAGAAGAAGATATAAATATACATGAAAACTGGGATCATGATTCAACTATTTATGAAAATTCTGGAATAGATTGGAGCATTTTCTTAAATAATGAAATTATGGCAGATGACGAATATGCACCAATGAGATTTATACAAATCCCTGGAGATAAAAATCCCCTCGGAAGAATTAAATTTTTATTTCCAAATAGATACTCTGTATATCTACATGACACACCATATAAAAACCTTTTTAATGAAACAAATAGAGCCTTTTCCCATGGTTGCATTAGATTATCAAAACCAAAAGAGCTATTAAAAGCAATTGCCGAAGAAGAAACAAAAATAGATTTAAATAAATCAGAAGAGATATTAAAAGAAAAAGATAGAGTTGATATTGAATTAGATAAAAAAATACCCGTGCATATTGTATATTTAACCTCATGGATTGATGATAATGGGATAATTCAATTTAGAAATGATATATATAATTTAGATAAAATACAAGAAAGAATTCTATATAATCAAGAAATTTATTAA
- a CDS encoding SDR family NAD(P)-dependent oxidoreductase, with product MKKNILITGCSSGLGLALTQYYLDNDFAVYGISRNKPNIDNKNFIFKEFDLSKLDSIGTKLTPFIDEIGEIEIVYLNAGILGDIKEMKHQAVDDIKKALDINVFANKELLDILSQQKVSNIIAISSGAAKNGSKGWGAYSLSKATLNMLINLYSKEMLETKILAVAPGVIETPMTDVIRFDVDDSIFTSAKILKSGEIQQPLDAAMRLDNVVKRANEFESGSFIDVRNI from the coding sequence ATGAAAAAAAATATACTAATTACAGGTTGTAGTTCAGGTTTAGGTTTAGCCTTAACTCAATACTATCTTGATAATGATTTTGCGGTTTATGGTATTAGTAGAAATAAACCAAATATAGATAATAAAAACTTTATTTTCAAAGAATTTGATTTATCAAAATTAGATTCTATTGGTACTAAACTTACACCATTTATAGATGAAATTGGTGAAATTGAAATTGTATATCTAAATGCTGGAATATTAGGTGATATAAAAGAGATGAAACATCAAGCAGTAGATGATATAAAAAAGGCTTTGGATATTAATGTATTTGCAAATAAAGAACTTCTTGATATCTTATCACAACAAAAAGTGAGTAATATAATTGCTATCTCATCTGGGGCAGCTAAAAATGGTTCTAAAGGTTGGGGAGCATATTCTTTATCAAAAGCAACACTAAATATGCTAATAAACCTATATTCTAAAGAGATGTTAGAAACAAAAATTTTAGCAGTTGCTCCAGGTGTTATTGAAACACCTATGACTGATGTAATAAGATTTGATGTGGATGATTCTATTTTTACATCAGCAAAAATATTAAAAAGTGGAGAGATTCAACAACCTCTTGATGCGGCTATGAGATTAGATAATGTAGTAAAAAGAGCCAATGAGTTTGAAAGTGGCTCTTTTATTGATGTTAGAAATATATAA